A region from the Methylovorus glucosotrophus genome encodes:
- a CDS encoding sigma-70 family RNA polymerase sigma factor, with protein sequence MSSAPHHEVHKLYNIHHGWLVEWLRRRLGCVHHAHDLAQDTFVRVLDKPLVIQGVHEPRAFLSRIAHGLMVDQFRRRAIEQAYLEALQHLPTRHMESAEERMMNIEALMRIDAMFAGLNPNIRTAFLLSRLHGMTYPDIAREMSVSLRSVEGYMAKAIGHLLANARQDTLG encoded by the coding sequence TTGAGTTCCGCCCCTCATCACGAAGTCCACAAGCTATACAACATTCATCACGGATGGCTGGTGGAGTGGTTGCGACGCCGGCTGGGCTGCGTTCATCATGCACATGATCTGGCACAGGATACGTTTGTCAGGGTGCTGGACAAGCCACTGGTTATTCAGGGAGTTCACGAGCCCAGGGCGTTTCTTAGCAGAATCGCCCATGGCTTGATGGTCGACCAGTTCAGGCGCCGGGCCATCGAGCAGGCCTATCTTGAGGCATTGCAACATCTGCCCACCCGGCACATGGAATCGGCCGAGGAACGCATGATGAATATTGAAGCCTTGATGCGCATCGACGCGATGTTTGCCGGACTGAATCCCAATATCAGAACGGCGTTTCTGCTATCACGCCTGCACGGGATGACGTATCCCGACATTGCCCGGGAAATGAGTGTTTCCCTGCGCTCGGTCGAGGGCTATATGGCCAAAGCCATCGGCCATCTGCTTGCCAATGCCCGACAAGATACATTAGGCTAG
- a CDS encoding FecR family protein, producing MPSSSGVFSDIEEALVSWSVKLASGQATERDYEDFHQWRASNPAHEQAWQKLQALEANLVNMPETAKTLAINTLDAASRQHAVHHGRRKALKLLGIGLVLVTSGACFLNDHGPWALETEYAVPIGKKMQLDLADGTRLMLNTNTRIKVYYSLLKREIVLTSGEIYIATGSDSEGPWAHRSFWVQTPNASLEALGTQFTVDQNKQRTRLHVIESAVAIHGAQTLNVHAGESYDIYAANQDPIKTADTHFDPTGWMDGVLVAKGMRLDNFASELSRYQAVHIQMDSEVAAMTVSGVFQLNQQYPAVHALRAVARSLPIKISQFSATQLQIEKK from the coding sequence ATGCCGTCCAGCTCTGGCGTATTTTCTGACATTGAGGAAGCGCTTGTTTCATGGTCGGTGAAACTTGCTTCGGGGCAAGCCACTGAGCGTGATTATGAAGATTTTCACCAGTGGCGAGCCTCAAACCCCGCTCACGAGCAGGCTTGGCAAAAGCTGCAAGCCCTGGAGGCCAATCTGGTCAACATGCCGGAAACAGCCAAAACCCTGGCCATCAACACGCTGGATGCCGCCAGCAGGCAGCACGCAGTCCATCATGGCCGTAGAAAAGCGCTTAAGCTGCTAGGCATAGGCCTGGTGCTCGTCACTTCGGGGGCCTGCTTTCTTAACGATCATGGCCCGTGGGCGCTGGAGACCGAGTATGCAGTCCCCATTGGTAAAAAAATGCAGCTGGATCTCGCGGATGGCACCCGGCTGATGCTGAACACCAATACCCGCATCAAGGTGTATTACTCCCTGCTGAAACGCGAGATCGTGCTGACCTCGGGAGAGATTTATATCGCCACCGGCAGTGACAGCGAAGGTCCCTGGGCGCACAGATCCTTCTGGGTGCAAACGCCAAACGCCAGCCTGGAAGCGCTCGGCACGCAATTCACGGTAGACCAGAATAAACAGCGCACGCGTCTGCATGTCATTGAAAGCGCGGTGGCAATTCATGGCGCGCAAACCCTGAACGTGCATGCGGGCGAATCCTACGACATTTACGCTGCCAACCAGGACCCCATTAAAACGGCCGACACCCATTTTGACCCGACGGGCTGGATGGATGGCGTGCTGGTCGCCAAGGGCATGCGGCTAGACAACTTTGCCAGCGAGCTTTCACGCTATCAGGCCGTCCATATCCAAATGGATAGTGAAGTTGCCGCCATGACCGTCTCTGGGGTTTTTCAGTTGAATCAGCAATATCCGGCAGTCCACGCACTGCGGGCCGTCGCTCGCAGCCTGCCTATCAAGATTTCGCAGTTTTCTGCCACGCAACTTCAGATCGAAAAAAAATAA
- a CDS encoding TonB-dependent receptor produces the protein MSNAVTARSLPSPLSADAWGFKRKLSIAALLPSLYLGSSLITALVYSPFSIADEANQTFQIPAGNLEDALNAFAKKNGMTLSFDPALVKGKTSAGLSGTYTRYQAIKQMLKDTDLEAVTHDGATVIQRRSPSSAVETLPEVSVVSGAEKSDALPRAYAGGQVAKGGSLGLLGSKSFMDTPFNQTSYTSQSAEDVQARSLSDLLIADPSVRLSSARNNINEDFSIRGLTVAGQDIAINGMYGLSPFYRTPVEFIERVEVLKGPSALLNGMTPGGNVGGNINIIPKRAGDDPLTRVTASYLSDAIFGTHVDVSRRFGENKEFGIRFNGAYREGDARIDHQDLEDTVGSLALDYRGEKLRVTFDHIQQQQNIDAVTRQFTVGSLLTEMPSAPDNKLNYPGYGHSKMKDKSQILRAEYDLTDQVTVYGGYGTRKSEMDAIAGNPVLTSNNGNFTSSPAWQLFHIESRSIEAGVKARFNTGNVGHSLSLGSTRVVQDQFIFFDTAFSGRNSNIYSPLYSDTPSTDGIDTNITKYASTTLTSYALADTLSFLDDRIQLTLGLRHQNVYTPSYQFGTGARNGPSYDESVVTPLAGIVIKPWENISLYANYIQGLSPGQRAPVGTSNAGEIFSPYKTRQKEAGVKVNWGKIATTVSLFEIERPLSYTFNNTFSVDGEQKNRGLEFNVFGEIVDHVRLLGGMAITRSRLDNTAGGTNDGNEAIAVPRVQANLGADWDVLAVQGLSLNARTVYTSKQYVDSANNLDIDAWTRFDIGARYKTVLQDKPVTLRANIENLFDKRYWGSSNEGYLFIGAPRTLLLSATVDF, from the coding sequence ATGTCAAATGCAGTAACTGCCCGCTCCTTGCCGTCGCCGCTGTCGGCCGACGCCTGGGGCTTTAAACGTAAACTGTCCATCGCGGCGTTGTTGCCCTCGCTCTATTTGGGAAGCAGCCTGATCACGGCTTTAGTGTATTCACCCTTTTCAATCGCGGACGAGGCAAACCAGACTTTTCAGATTCCCGCTGGCAATCTTGAAGACGCACTGAATGCCTTTGCCAAGAAAAATGGCATGACATTGAGCTTTGATCCAGCGCTGGTGAAAGGCAAAACTTCGGCAGGGCTAAGTGGGACCTACACCCGGTATCAGGCCATCAAGCAGATGCTCAAGGATACCGACCTGGAAGCCGTCACCCACGACGGCGCCACGGTTATTCAGCGCCGGAGTCCTTCCAGTGCCGTCGAAACGCTACCGGAGGTCAGCGTGGTGTCGGGCGCCGAAAAATCAGATGCTCTGCCCCGTGCCTACGCAGGCGGCCAGGTTGCAAAAGGTGGCAGTCTTGGCCTTCTGGGCAGCAAAAGCTTCATGGATACCCCATTCAATCAGACCAGCTACACCAGCCAGAGCGCAGAAGATGTGCAGGCACGCAGCCTGTCCGATCTGCTGATCGCGGATCCCTCAGTGCGCTTGTCCTCCGCCCGTAACAACATCAACGAAGATTTCTCCATTCGTGGCCTGACGGTGGCGGGTCAGGATATTGCCATCAATGGCATGTATGGCCTTTCCCCGTTCTACCGCACCCCGGTGGAGTTCATCGAGCGGGTCGAAGTCCTCAAGGGCCCGAGTGCCCTGTTGAATGGCATGACGCCAGGCGGCAATGTCGGCGGCAATATCAACATTATCCCCAAACGCGCTGGCGATGATCCGCTGACGCGCGTGACCGCCTCATATTTGTCGGACGCCATATTCGGCACCCATGTGGATGTCAGCAGACGCTTTGGCGAAAACAAGGAATTCGGCATCCGTTTCAACGGCGCCTACCGTGAAGGCGACGCCCGCATAGACCATCAGGACCTGGAAGACACCGTAGGCTCGCTAGCCCTGGATTATCGCGGCGAAAAACTGCGTGTCACCTTTGACCATATCCAGCAGCAGCAGAACATAGATGCCGTGACGCGGCAATTTACGGTGGGCAGCCTGCTGACCGAGATGCCCAGTGCACCGGACAACAAGCTCAACTACCCGGGCTATGGCCACTCCAAAATGAAGGACAAAAGCCAGATTCTGCGTGCGGAGTATGATCTGACAGACCAGGTGACGGTTTATGGCGGCTATGGCACCCGCAAGAGCGAAATGGACGCTATCGCCGGCAACCCTGTTTTGACCAGCAATAATGGCAATTTCACCTCCTCGCCCGCCTGGCAGCTTTTCCATATCGAATCACGCTCCATCGAAGCTGGCGTCAAGGCACGCTTCAATACCGGGAACGTTGGCCATAGCCTTTCGCTGGGTAGCACCCGCGTCGTGCAAGATCAATTCATCTTCTTCGATACGGCTTTTTCTGGCAGAAACTCCAATATTTACTCGCCCTTATATAGCGACACGCCAAGTACCGACGGCATTGACACCAATATCACGAAATATGCCAGCACTACGCTGACCAGCTACGCGCTGGCGGACACGCTGTCTTTTCTGGATGACCGCATCCAGCTAACGCTGGGGCTGCGTCATCAGAATGTTTACACTCCCAGTTACCAGTTTGGCACCGGCGCGCGCAATGGCCCTTCTTACGATGAAAGCGTGGTGACCCCGTTGGCGGGCATCGTCATCAAACCCTGGGAAAACATTTCGCTGTATGCCAATTACATTCAGGGTCTGAGCCCAGGTCAACGCGCTCCGGTAGGCACCAGCAATGCCGGCGAGATATTCTCGCCATACAAAACCCGTCAGAAGGAAGCGGGGGTGAAGGTCAACTGGGGCAAGATCGCCACGACGGTGAGCCTGTTCGAGATTGAAAGACCGCTGAGCTACACCTTCAACAACACGTTCAGTGTCGATGGCGAGCAGAAAAATCGTGGCCTGGAGTTCAACGTATTTGGCGAGATTGTTGACCATGTGCGCCTGCTCGGCGGCATGGCGATCACGCGCAGCCGTCTGGACAACACCGCAGGTGGCACCAATGATGGCAACGAAGCCATTGCCGTACCGCGCGTGCAAGCCAACCTCGGCGCGGACTGGGATGTGCTGGCGGTGCAAGGCCTGAGCCTCAATGCGCGTACGGTTTATACCAGCAAACAGTATGTCGATAGCGCCAACAATCTGGATATCGATGCCTGGACCCGTTTTGATATCGGCGCCCGCTACAAGACCGTGCTTCAGGACAAACCGGTGACCCTGCGCGCCAATATCGAAAATCTGTTCGACAAGCGCTACTGGGGCTCCTCCAACGAGGGCTACCTGTTTATCGGTGCGCCGCGCACGCTGCTGCTGTCCGCGACAGTAGACTTCTAG